gtTTCGTTTGAATATATTTGAAAGATAAAGTTCTCTTTGCCAAGGTTGGTCTTATTGCCTTGACCTTTTTTGTCGACCTACTAAACGTTATCGTAAATAGGCCAAACGACAATTGATTGAAGCAACACGTTCCTCATtgagaaggcttgtgttatttACAAGGTTTCAATtaagtaaaattataattatttaggcATTATTTGCACATAATAAAAAACGCATACATAAGTATTTCTTTCAACTTTTCAGGCTTGCATGTCATTAACTAATTGAAACAGACTGGGGAAATAGATAGAGAAGCTTTGGAGTTTACTCCTTATGAATCGATTATGATATTATACTAGGTATACGAGTAAGCCCGGGGTATGAAAATTTATGGGGATTAAAATTAAACGTTACGTTAGGTTAGGTAATACGTTATGTATCGTGCGCATCCCCTGGCATTGGCTGCATGGAAAGTCTTTATTTACCTATTCAATGTCAACAAATAACAACtgtcaatagggaatattacgcgaaactctgcgtaggggacACCACTACCATAATCCATCACAATCTGATAGTCTACCGCGAAACaagaaaatcaaaatttcgttatctaacctctctatcactcttgcataatggagcgataaagaggcagataactaAATTTCGTATTTctcggtagaccctttgtaaacaaactgccttgaatcttgatgcatcaatgtcatagTTTATTATCTTTGAAAACTTGTCAATTATGGGTTATGATATGATAGGTAGTGTTGAGTCggtcactcgtgaggcacctcatttgtaccactcattttgttaatttgtcgcagtacttcgtaccgcaaaaatgtcttacttcactcctctattcattttacttgattctaaaattatctttctcctaaaagttctattcttaacctccagaattgcactctaattaaatgttactatttatttatttataaaggaagtgatgaatacataaatatgtatatacattaaatatttttgtcgccgttggaattaatggaatagtcgacgctgaaaatatgctagtacctcacctcatttgaagtaagacattgtaacacctcattttagaaaatgaggtactcatacaaactcattttaaattgatgtcctacccatcactaatgataggcgctagtgctgcactctggcggcagaacgttgcagtaataccccctatttaCAGAGTtttaatcttaaattttataatCGTTCGTGTGGAGTAAACTCTAGTCATGCGTCGGAgttgacacacacacacacttgttTACATTCATCCATCACAATcgtgtacctacttaggtaaataATTTTACTACGAGGGGCtttagtaggtactaggtacttaaagttaattacagtaggtacatattatggtGGGCAGGGCACTATAGTGCGGTATGCGGTAATTAGCACTTTAGTTATGTAACTGTatgtgcctatgtcgaaaatttaatgaCATTTTTGAAATATCTAATATAACGTAGGTATGGTACGCAATCTCATTAGGTATTTGCTTATCTGTCAACTTTGATTATTCCTGTCCACTTTATTAtgattctattgtaatgataaaagttATTAATATGTACAATTTATATTAAGCATTTAAGTATATCATTTATTATGCTTATAGCATAAATGCGTTTATTTATCAATCTAtcgtttaattaaaaatatgccATGCGTACTTTGTACAAATTGTGCGATTCACGGAACCCTTGAACTCGGAACGCGAGTTGAGTCACTTGagtccagggatcggataccggtattttttgtatgggaacggaaacggtattttttcgttctttgctaattacttcatttctaattgagcaatctaataatacgaagtcgtaacctaaaaacacaactgagtcctacatttcgagtataaaataattcgaaaaatttggttatttctaagtttttgcaaaaaaccggttccgatccctgcttgaGTCACACTTGGCCAGTTATTTAGAAATAGGTAGCAAAAATttgccaaataaaaaaaaatgcatttatgatTTCCATGTGGTTTTGACAGGTCTATTCACCGGGTAACGTTGTTACGGTGACAACATGTAAAAAGATCATACATCTACCAATGGACTCTTTGAGCGACTGGAGCTTAGATTACCAGATAGGATCAAGGCAACGCAGGCAGGCTTCGTACAGGGGACGGTTCAGAGGACAGACGCAGTCTCAATACTTGGCTATCAATCAAGGGTCAAAGGATGAAGGCAAAGCTGAAGCAATTTCTGCAGCAGATACGTCTAAAGCTGTTGTCAGTAAGTATCTCAATACAAGATGTTCTCGCAAGTTTTAGgaccattatatttatatcccaAGCCATTAAAAACTGAGCGcaatcaggcccctatttcaccaagctgacaggtacgacaattgtcaaaaaaatgacagacctttgtttcaccacgccgacatttgtcagtgacatatgtcgagtgacaattgtcaagtgacaggtgacagatgacaatttcgtaaattgttttgtatagaacttcatataaacatgataggtagtttggtacaattgtccatcttaaatttaatgacaattattttgtgaaacaagggtaatgtttactagtcgacatatttgtcaattcttcacaagagatcgttaattgctttcgatggtccgtgttgtcatcactaacatgatattgattgagatcccatctgtgtcccgaccccatctaatgcagcgtatacctacattatttgttgacaaggcgtcaaagcattatttttttgtttgttttaagtaatttttctgcaaatgcaaagtcagtgacgtcaaagtaggaatctattcgtactttatatattcccttgtataagaatatcaccactattgctttcgcggagattcattttctaactaaccaaaaccctaactttactgttagtgcccaacttcgcccaagtaaattattaaaaaaacaatacctacctaaacatacctaatttcgctaccggtccccaacttcgcattataatttttttaaattatgaaaactatactgagacttattccaaatcctaaatgatgaattactaaacgccttcataggctacaattacaatttataatggaattatgatttaatgctagttaagaagaatttaaaagcgatttttatttgtaccctaaaggcgaatttagggtacacagttttgccaacgtttattttcaatgaactgcaacaatgataacggggtttgctaacaacgaaaacactacaattgccacccaagcctgacacagctccgatctcatgtcaagaattaccgacaaattgacaaatatgtcgacttataaaaactactcttgtttcaccaaatcattgtcattaaatgaaagatggacaattgtaactaaatgcctgtcaagtttataagcacttctatacaaaaacagtttacgaagttgtcacttgtcacctgtcacttgacaattgtcactcgacatatgtcactgaccaATGTCGGCGTGGTAAAATAGGGGCCAGGCGAGGTGGTCCGGCTGTGGAGGATCACACACAGGGAAGCAGCTATAAAGTGGAGTTCAATAAGAattgcaaataatgtaggtattcaaACAAATGGCCGACTTTATTACAGTTTGACATACAacgtaacatttttaataagtataattaagattgatacaaataaaatattagagtACATATACTTTTGATATCGTGGTTGTTCTTAAAAAGTGCGGGATTACGAAGTGATAAAGGCTACTTGATTTGATAACATTATTTGCAATTTCTATTGAACTCCACGTTGGAATGAAAGCTGTATCTAAATAAAATAGAGAGAACACATATTTCACACTCCACCATACTGTCCATACTTGGCTTGCTCGATCAATCTATCAATATTAGAACCAAATAGGGATtctttaaaaatgttatttattttacaggtGGCAGAAGCGGTATGGGACAAGCTCAGAGTCAGTCAATATATGATCCCAGTTGCGATGAATGTGTTGACCGTTACGTACCTGGCGCAGAAAGTTTACGGCGTCCAACGGGGGGAAATGATAGACATGGTGGTGGGAACTGGGATCAAGGAGGGGGACCGGGTAGTTATGGGGGTGGTCCGGGTAGTTATGGAGTTGGGCCAGGTAGTGTAGGCGGTGGCCCAGGTAGTTACGGAGGGGGGCAGGGTATCCAAGGAGGGGGACCGGGTACTAATGCTGGTGGTCCCGGCAGTCATGGAGGGGGACCAGGAAGTTATGGAGGGGGGCCGGGTAGTTACGGAGGTGGGCCGGGTAGTTACGGAGGTGGTCCGGGTAGTATAGGAGGTGGACCGGGTATCCAAGGAGGTGGGCCGGGTAGTGTAGGTGGTGGTCCGGGTAGTTATGGGACTGGTCCGGGTATTGTAGGTGGGCCGGGTAGTGTAGGACCGGGTATCCAAGGAGGCGGACCGGGTAGTTATGGAGGTGGGCCAGGTAGTGTAGGGGGTGGTCCGGGTAGTATTGAAGGAGGACCAGGTATCCAAGGAGGAGGACCTGGTAGTTACGGTGGCGGGTCAGGTAATGTAGGAGGTGGTCCGGGTAGCTATGGAGGTGGACCGGGTAGTTATGGAGGCGGGCCAGGTAGTATAGGAGGTGGTCCGGGTATCCAAGTAGGAGGACCTGGTAGTTACGGAGGCGGACCGGGTAGTGTAGGTGGTCCGGGAAGTTATGGAGGGGGACCGGGTATCCAAGGAGGGGGACCGGGTAGTTATGGAGGTGGGCCAGGTAGTGTCGGAGGTAGACCGGGTATTCAAGGAGGTGGTGCGGGTGGTTATGTAGGTGGGCCAGATAGTGTAGGTGGTGGTCCAGGTATTGTAGGAGGCGGACCGGGCAGTTATGGAGGTGGGCCAGGTAGTGTAGGAGTTGGTCCGGGTAGTGTAGGAGGTGGACCAAGTATACAAGGAGGGGGACCGGGAAGTTATGGAGGTGGGCCAGGTAGTCTAGGAGGTGGTCCGGGTAGTGTAGGAGGTGGACCGGGCAGTTATGGAGGCGGCCCAGGTAGTGTAGGAGGTGGTCCGGGTAGTGTAGGAGGAGGACCGACTATACAAGGAGGGGGACCGGGTAGTTATGGAGGTGGGCCAGGTAGTGTAGGAGGTGGTCGGGGTAGTGTAGGTGGACCGAGCAGTTATGGAGGTGGGCCAGGTAGTGTAGGTGGTCCGGGTAGTGTAGGAGGTGGACCGAGTATACAAGGAGGGGGGTCGGGTAGTTATGGAGGTGGGCCAGGTAGTGTAGGAGGTGGACCGGGCAGTTATGGAGGTGGGCCAGGTAGTGTAGGAGGTGGTACGGATAGTGTAGGAGGTGGACCGACTATACAAGGAGGGGGACCGGGTAGTTATGGAGGTGGGCCAGGTAGTGTAGGAGGTGGTCGGGGTAGTGTAGGTGGACCGAGCAGTTATGGAGGTGGGCCAGTTAGTGTCGGAGGTAGACCGGGTATTCAAGGAGGTGGATTGGGTGGTTATGGAGGTGGGCCAGGTAGTGTAGGGGGTGGTCCGGGAAATTATGGAGGTGGACCGAGTATCCAAGGAGGGGGACCGGGTACACCCTATTTTACACCATTCTTTGGTAAAGATTTGTCCCTTATGTCAGGAATTGCACCGGGCGTTCGACAAGGGTCGACCATTTTTTGCTGTGTCGTTGGTCCCAATCCTCCGCAATACATAGGGACAGGTGGAGATGGATTCAGCATGAACGGAAACACAAGCCCGACTATATTTAACATGGGAGGGAACAACCAACCAGGCGCACCAGGTAGACCAGAATGGAACAATCAGCCTGGGGGACAGGGTATTAATCAACCTGGGGTACAGGGTACTTATCAGCCCGGGGGACAGGGCGCTTATCAACCTGGGGGACTGGGTAGTAATCAACCAGGAGGACAGGGTTCTTATCAGCCTGGAGGACAGGGTACTTATCAACCTGGAGGACAGGGTTCTTATCAGCCTGGGGGACAGGGTACTTATCAACCCGGGGGACAGGGTTCTTATCAGCCTGGGGGACAGGGTACTTATCAACCCGGGGGACAGGGTTCTTATCAACCTGGGGGACAGGGTACTTATCAACCTGGGGGACTTGGTGGTAACCAACCTGAGGCACTGGGTAGTAATCAACCCGGGGTACAGGGTACTTATCAACCTGGGGGACAGGGTACTTATCAACCTGGGGCACAGGGTACTTATCAGCCCGGGGGACAGGGCGCTTATCAGCCCGGGGGACAGGGCGCTTATCAACCCGGGGGACAGGGTACTTATCAACCTGGGGGACTGGGTAGTAATCTACCAGGAGGACAGGGTTCTTATCAGCCTGGGGGACAGGGTACTTATCAACCTGGAGGACAGGGTACTTATCAACCTGGGGAACATGGTGGTAACCAACCTGAGGCACTGGGTAGTAATCAACCCGGGGGACAGGGTACTTATCAACCTGGGGTACAGGGTACTTATCAACCTGGGGTACAGGGTACAAGTCAACCTGGGGGAGAGGGTGCTTATCAACCTGGGGGACAGGGTAGTTATCAACCTGGAGGACACGGTGCTTATCAACCTGGGGGACAGGGTAGTTATCAGCCAAGCGGACTAGGTACTCCAGGATGGAACAATCAACCTGGCGGACAGGGCAGTAATCAACCAGGCGGACAGGGCACTCCAGGATGGAACAATCAACCGAGTGGACCGGGCACTCCAGGATGGAACAATCAACCTGGCGGACAGGGCAGTAATCAACCGAGTGGACCGGGCACTCCGGGATGGAACAATCAACCTGGCGGACAGGGCAGTAATCAACCAAGCGGACAGGGTACTCCAGGATGGAACAATCAACCTGGCGGACAGGGCAGTAACCAACCAGGCGGACAGGGTAGTTATCAACCGAGTGGACCGGGCACTTCAGGATGGAACAATCAACCTGGCGCACCGAATAGTCCTGGATGGAACAATCAACCTATTGGACAGGGCAGTAATCAACCCGGGGGTCAGGGCAGTTATCAACCAAGCGGACCGGGTACTCCAGGGTGGAACAATCAACCAGGCCAACAGGGTAGTTATCAACCGAGTGGACCGGGTACTTGGAACAATCAACCTGGTGGACAGGGCAGTAATCAACCGAGTGGACCGGGTACTTCAGGATGGAACAATCAACCTGGTGGACAGGGAAATGAACTGACAGTGAGTGACCATTTTTTCATTACCTGTATTTTTGTAGGAGAATCGAATGTTGTTAATAAAAGCAATTTActtacaatttttaaattaactttaacGATTCTTAACTTTAACGTTTAGGCTGTAACAACTGACAACTCAACAGTTCCTGAGTGATGTAAATTGGATGTAGAATGTTAGCATGTTCTATAATAAGAAGAATAAGTAGTTGTATTAAAACAGTATTTTATATCTGCTACAAGTAAAAGTCAAAATGATCTATCTCGCCCTAGTAGACTATTAGGGCCTAGTCCTGTTAGCAACTAACTTACCACCGCACGACTATTATGCCCTTTTTTTACCGACTTCTGAAAAAGGAGAAGTGTATCAATTCGACCGTAATTTTTTGTACTTGTAATGGCTCTCCTGTACCTAACAGTTACTTGCTGTATGTACAATAATGTTGTTTCTTTTTTTCAGGTTCCCGATACTAGTGGAAACCAAAGTAAGACCATTACACCCTATTTCCGATACCTAAACTAACACATAGGTACTTTATCAGAATGGTTTGATGCTCGGAACACCATGTTTGATCCAGTTTTAATCTGTCGGCACCTCGGGCCCGATTTACAATGCTTAATTTGCGCAAAAATAGCTAGTTAAACGATTGGCTAGTTTTACTTTCCGCGTAAATAGATGAAAACAGTAGGGGTAGGTTTTTGATTGACGAAACGCTAATTTCGGGTTAGACCCCAATAACgagaatttcaatatttaaacaCTTTATTACTTTGTTTCAGGTCCACCACAAAACGTGATTGATCCAAATTCTATAGCAGCTGACGGAGACGATTCTCAAGCAGAATCGAGTATTACACAAAACGCAAACGGAACCATGGCTATGGCTTCTTCCAACGGAGGAAATAATAAAGGTCGAGCCAAAACACAAGTCAGCGGGACATACGCAGGAAGTGGCACATTTCAAGCTCAAGCTGAAATAAGTGACGAAAGTAAAGGAGCACAAAGTGAAGTGTCAGGAGGAAAACACGGCGCAATCAGTATTGCTCAAGGACATAGTAGGAATAGTAAATCACAAGCGAATGTTAATCTTGGCTCTGAAACTGGCTCTTTAACCTCGGGTGCTCAAAGCGATGGAGTAATGCATTCATCAAATACCCAGGTCCAAGGTGGAGTAAAAGGAGGATCTGCGGAGGCCCAAGCTCGTGGTCCAGGAAGTACTTCTTCCCAGGCTCAGATCGGTTTTACCCCATTTAAAGATAGCGATAAAGCAAACCACGACCTATTTAAAACTCCATTTGTAGGCGCTGGTAAAGCATCTTCT
This genomic window from Cydia amplana chromosome Z, ilCydAmpl1.1, whole genome shotgun sequence contains:
- the LOC134661780 gene encoding uncharacterized protein LOC134661780 translates to MGQTADSALAHAFRQSVVAPQHVGMRPARAPYPPRPTPARPGCAARLALLIFATIGTLRAARIPPDTQQLKIVCQERMSQRCWVWQLAVGDVHLAEKKLHRVPPQYACGISNSKTSLDHKQILVYSPGNVVTVTTCKKIIHLPMDSLSDWSLDYQIGSRQRRQASYRGRFRGQTQSQYLAINQGSKDEGKAEAISAADTSKAVVSGRSGMGQAQSQSIYDPSCDECVDRYVPGAESLRRPTGGNDRHGGGNWDQGGGPVLKEDQVSKEEDLVVTVAGQGTTNQAHQVDQNGTISLGDRVLINLGYRVLISPGDRALINLGDWVVINQEDRVLISLEDRVLINLEDRVLISLGDRVLINPGDRVLISLGDRVLINPGDRVLINLGDRVLINLGDLVVTNLRHWVVINPGYRVLINLGDRVLINLGHRVLISPGDRALISPGDRALINPGDRVLINLGDWVVIYQEDRVLISLGDRVLINLEDRVLINLGNMVVTNLRHWVVINPGDRVLINLGYRVLINLGYRVQVNLGERVLINLGDRVVINLEDTVLINLGDRDGTINLADRAVINQADRALQDGTINRVDRALQDGTINLADRAVINRVDRALRDGTINLADRAVINQADRVLQDGTINLADRAVTNQADRVVINRVDRALQDGTINLAHRIVLDGTINLLDRAVINPGVRAVINQADRVLQGGTINQANRVVINRVDRVLGTINLVDRAVINRVDRVPDTSGNQSPPQNVIDPNSIAADGDDSQAESSITQNANGTMAMASSNGGNNKGRAKTQVSGTYAGSGTFQAQAEISDESKGAQSEVSGGKHGAISIAQGHSRNSKSQANVNLGSETGSLTSGAQSDGVMHSSNTQVQGGVKGGSAEAQARGPGSTSSQAQIGFTPFKDSDKANHDLFKTPFVGAGKASSHSNGRIGESQSQLEGTFKYGIKYTGAAQSGASLDKDAVFASRLPFNKIDVFDKSDVNINVDETERPPDETPLPLPDINDVQNNVLNITEKPQDQSRSRMASHSHLDHHMPDNENKAAPTSPPPAGNTRSFQPPYANNNDLDYTSDKEDNPTEDYDADGGFGPEGSDPVDGEDNYDDFEKDTETHQSLHSPSRKSFEIKQSTGGNTQHIVLGALHGQDAVITQRNNDPRPDESRIYQPGESVPGTGGYTIPVGFTGSIKSVASKQNTYAIGSRRSPSQAQTVSITPGNGKVKYVYPNPNVPPHRKYVAPKDLRSYSNNNKDDNNRYVSVSKTITGDLDGENNIRKQYSHTYYTKSSSCGYFTFTCTMVSGPSGRKKVCKPKMPTNPDGTPMRC